The following are from one region of the Candidatus Polarisedimenticolaceae bacterium genome:
- a CDS encoding trypsin-like peptidase domain-containing protein has translation MKSWAKGMVLALVLLSRSARADSLSEVFKRVSNSVVEIHATERTASGAGLVGTDDEEIGSGVLIEPDRVLTAAHVVQVATRIVVDVAGESLRAQVVASETGPDLAVLKLERAPMKASVAKLGDSSAVQVGDEVFIVGAPLGMSKTLSVGHISGRRAAKGLLGGMLGAELFQTDASINPGNSGGPMFDMNGNVIGVVSHIIFQEAGAGGLGFVVTSNLAKELVLSGQTFWSGMEGVTLEGDMARIFQLPQPRGILVQRIAEGSPAARLGLLPGNKKAMIGDATFLVGGDVILAVQGIDVSDDDAGQKIREALSKHDPSASLSVVVLRGGRRIELELRASR, from the coding sequence ATGAAATCGTGGGCAAAAGGAATGGTCTTGGCTCTTGTCCTGCTATCACGTTCGGCGCGCGCCGACTCACTCTCCGAGGTCTTCAAGAGAGTCTCCAACAGCGTCGTCGAGATTCACGCCACCGAGCGAACGGCGAGCGGAGCCGGGCTTGTGGGCACCGACGACGAGGAGATCGGTTCCGGAGTGCTCATCGAGCCGGACCGCGTCTTGACGGCGGCCCACGTCGTTCAGGTCGCGACGCGCATTGTCGTCGACGTCGCGGGCGAATCGTTGCGCGCGCAGGTGGTCGCGTCGGAGACAGGCCCCGATCTCGCCGTGTTGAAGCTTGAGCGCGCGCCGATGAAGGCGTCGGTCGCGAAGCTCGGAGACTCGAGCGCCGTTCAAGTCGGCGACGAAGTGTTCATCGTCGGCGCGCCGCTCGGGATGAGCAAGACCCTCTCGGTTGGCCATATCAGCGGCCGACGCGCCGCGAAGGGTTTGCTTGGCGGCATGCTCGGCGCGGAGCTATTCCAGACAGACGCTTCGATCAATCCAGGAAACTCCGGCGGCCCGATGTTCGACATGAACGGCAACGTCATTGGCGTCGTCAGCCACATCATCTTTCAGGAAGCAGGTGCCGGCGGGCTCGGCTTCGTCGTCACCTCGAATCTTGCGAAGGAGCTGGTGCTATCCGGCCAGACATTCTGGTCCGGGATGGAGGGGGTCACCCTCGAAGGGGACATGGCGAGGATCTTCCAGCTTCCGCAGCCCCGAGGCATTCTCGTGCAGCGCATCGCCGAGGGCTCTCCTGCGGCGAGGCTTGGGCTCCTGCCTGGCAACAAGAAGGCGATGATCGGCGACGCGACGTTCCTCGTCGGCGGCGACGTGATCCTCGCCGTGCAAGGCATCGACGTCTCGGATGACGATGCCGGACAGAAGATCCGTGAGGCGCTCTCGAAACACGATCCGAGTGCGTCGCTGTCGGTCGTCGTGCTGCGTGGTGGAAGACGCATCGAGCTCGAGCTTCGTGCGTCTCGCTGA
- a CDS encoding zf-TFIIB domain-containing protein, with protein sequence MHRLVACPNCHRQYDAAALAVGAKFRCRCGQQVTVPEVHAVDAAVVRCASCGAAREGGALSCRYCGSDFTIHDQDLETVCPSCLARISDHAKFCHHCGTPIAPEEIAADPTDRVCPACGSGHLLRSRSLGESGFSALECTRCGGLWLGEDAFEALETRERASAAPEADAKTIRDEIAARPKVVPQTGGPFYRPCPVCKTAMTRINFSKISGILLDSCRHHGIWFDATELEAALHWIKIGGERAAERRDADEAKAKASQDRFRVVPKIPDDPRTMTISDVEHGPGFELLPWLISTIFK encoded by the coding sequence GTGCACCGCCTCGTCGCCTGCCCGAACTGCCACCGCCAGTACGACGCCGCGGCCCTCGCGGTCGGCGCGAAGTTCCGCTGCCGCTGCGGGCAGCAAGTGACCGTCCCCGAGGTCCACGCGGTCGACGCGGCGGTCGTGCGCTGCGCCTCGTGCGGCGCCGCGCGCGAAGGCGGAGCGCTCTCGTGCCGCTATTGCGGCTCCGACTTCACGATCCACGACCAGGATCTCGAGACCGTCTGCCCGTCGTGCCTCGCACGGATCAGCGACCACGCGAAGTTCTGCCACCATTGCGGCACGCCCATCGCTCCGGAAGAGATCGCCGCCGATCCCACCGACCGCGTCTGCCCGGCCTGCGGCTCGGGTCACCTTCTTCGGAGCCGCTCGCTCGGCGAGAGCGGCTTCTCGGCCCTCGAGTGCACGCGCTGCGGAGGACTCTGGCTCGGCGAGGACGCGTTCGAGGCGCTCGAGACGCGCGAGCGCGCGAGTGCTGCCCCCGAGGCCGACGCGAAGACGATACGGGACGAGATCGCGGCACGGCCGAAGGTGGTGCCGCAGACCGGCGGACCGTTCTACCGCCCGTGCCCCGTGTGCAAGACCGCGATGACGCGGATCAACTTCTCGAAGATCAGCGGCATTCTCCTCGACTCTTGCCGGCACCACGGCATCTGGTTCGACGCGACCGAGCTCGAAGCGGCCCTTCACTGGATCAAGATCGGGGGCGAGCGCGCGGCCGAGCGGCGTGACGCCGACGAGGCGAAGGCGAAGGCGTCTCAGGATCGTTTCCGGGTGGTGCCCAAGATTCCCGACGATCCCCGCACGATGACGATCAGCGACGTCGAGCACGGCCCCGGTTTCGAGCTCCTCCCCTGGCTCATCAGTACGATCTTCAAATAG
- a CDS encoding protein kinase, producing MSLIPGSKLGPYEITGPLGEGGMGAVYRATDTKLRREVAIKVLPEAFTQDAERLARFEREAVTLAQLHHPHIASIFGLEESSGVRALVMELVPGPTLAERLASGPLPVPECIAIGRQIAEALEEAHEKGIVHRDLKPQNVKAPVDGKVKVLDFGLAKAMDGSPAIASGSSPTLMNSPTMTSVQGTQLGMILGTAAYMAPEQARGGAIDRRADIWAFGVVLYEMLTGVSPFEADTVSDTLAGVLKSEIDFSKVPASTPAAVRHLLRRCLERNPKNRLRDIGDARIILQETTSTDEVVAVPSRANWIPWAIALVAIAAAIVLGTSRHAAAPPPAPRAPTALGIVVPPDHYIRRTDRPIIDLSADGRMLLFLAEGNGPVAIMKRPLDRLEATEVPGTTGADEPRLSPDGRWIAFFADGSLRKVPVDGGTAVILAEARAPRGLSWTPDGSLIYSPLYNGALKRVPATGGSPVDVTKLDPARAERSHRWPQVLPGGKTVIFTVGDMSSPGDYDGSKIDAVDLASGKRTTILEGARMARYTAAGYLVYQHQDTLMAVRFDADALKATGSAFAIQEHVGGETSSGAGFFAVSEAGVVALAPKDAIPSERALVLVDRQGHETELAAPLAEYNLPRVSPDGKTLAVDIGSGASADDDIYLMDFATQHMQRLTFNQGHGHPLWTPDGKWIIYTRGRSGSVGFAKKAADGTGAEILLKASSTLGFADAWLAGGQRMLLTDASESIDVKILEPDLKTITPLFATPTASEYAPAMSPDGRFVAYTSTESGSDEVYVETIPTGGGRWQVSTGGGLDPVWSHDGREIFFLSGVDVMAAAVDTKATFRAEAPKKLFGGQYDLRTPPVRNYDITADGRFLMIKRKFLPGVPRQLVVLDGWQSLDPAKAKR from the coding sequence GTGTCTCTGATCCCCGGCTCGAAACTCGGCCCTTACGAGATCACCGGCCCCCTCGGCGAAGGGGGGATGGGCGCCGTCTATCGCGCGACCGACACGAAGCTCCGGCGCGAGGTCGCCATCAAGGTCCTGCCGGAGGCGTTCACGCAGGACGCCGAGCGCCTCGCCCGGTTCGAGCGCGAGGCGGTGACGCTGGCGCAGCTTCACCATCCCCACATCGCGTCGATCTTCGGGCTCGAAGAATCGAGCGGCGTGCGCGCGCTCGTCATGGAGCTGGTGCCCGGGCCGACGCTCGCGGAGCGTCTCGCGAGCGGGCCGTTGCCTGTCCCCGAATGCATCGCGATCGGGCGGCAGATCGCCGAGGCACTCGAGGAGGCGCACGAGAAGGGGATCGTCCACCGCGATCTCAAGCCGCAGAACGTGAAGGCGCCGGTCGACGGCAAGGTCAAGGTTCTCGACTTCGGCCTCGCGAAGGCGATGGATGGGTCGCCGGCGATCGCGTCCGGATCTTCGCCGACGCTCATGAACTCGCCCACGATGACCTCGGTGCAGGGGACGCAGCTCGGGATGATCCTCGGCACCGCGGCGTACATGGCGCCCGAGCAGGCGCGCGGCGGCGCCATCGACCGGCGCGCGGACATCTGGGCGTTTGGCGTCGTGCTCTACGAGATGCTCACCGGCGTCTCGCCGTTCGAGGCGGACACGGTGAGCGACACGCTCGCGGGAGTGCTCAAGAGCGAGATCGACTTCTCGAAGGTCCCTGCGTCGACGCCGGCCGCGGTGCGCCATCTCCTGCGGCGCTGTCTCGAGCGCAATCCGAAGAATCGCCTCCGCGACATCGGCGACGCGCGGATCATCCTGCAAGAGACGACCTCCACCGACGAGGTGGTCGCCGTCCCGTCTCGGGCGAACTGGATTCCCTGGGCGATCGCGCTCGTCGCGATCGCTGCCGCGATCGTGCTCGGCACGTCTCGTCACGCGGCCGCACCGCCTCCCGCACCGCGCGCCCCCACCGCGCTCGGCATCGTCGTGCCGCCCGATCACTACATACGACGCACCGATCGGCCGATCATCGACCTCTCGGCGGACGGGCGCATGCTCCTCTTCTTGGCCGAGGGAAACGGACCCGTCGCGATCATGAAGCGCCCGCTCGATCGGCTCGAGGCCACCGAGGTTCCCGGAACCACCGGCGCCGACGAGCCGCGTCTCTCTCCCGACGGACGCTGGATCGCCTTCTTCGCCGACGGCTCTCTCAGGAAGGTTCCCGTGGACGGCGGCACGGCGGTGATCCTTGCCGAGGCACGCGCTCCGCGGGGGCTCTCGTGGACGCCGGACGGCTCCCTCATCTATTCCCCGCTGTACAACGGAGCGTTGAAGCGGGTCCCGGCGACCGGCGGATCACCGGTCGACGTCACCAAGCTCGATCCGGCGCGTGCCGAGCGGAGCCATCGCTGGCCGCAGGTGCTCCCCGGCGGGAAGACGGTGATCTTCACCGTCGGCGACATGTCGAGTCCCGGCGACTACGACGGCTCGAAGATCGACGCGGTCGACCTCGCGAGCGGCAAGCGGACGACGATCCTCGAAGGCGCGCGCATGGCCCGCTACACCGCCGCGGGGTACCTGGTGTACCAGCACCAGGACACGCTCATGGCCGTACGCTTCGATGCCGATGCGCTGAAGGCGACCGGCTCGGCGTTCGCGATCCAGGAGCACGTCGGCGGCGAGACGAGTAGCGGCGCCGGCTTCTTTGCCGTGAGCGAGGCCGGCGTCGTCGCGCTCGCCCCGAAGGACGCGATCCCGAGCGAGCGCGCCCTCGTCCTCGTCGATCGGCAGGGGCACGAAACCGAGCTGGCCGCGCCCCTGGCCGAATACAACCTTCCACGCGTCTCTCCTGACGGCAAGACCCTCGCCGTCGACATCGGGAGCGGAGCCTCGGCGGACGACGACATCTACCTCATGGACTTCGCCACGCAGCACATGCAGCGTCTCACGTTCAATCAGGGGCACGGCCACCCGCTCTGGACACCAGACGGCAAGTGGATCATCTACACGCGGGGGCGCAGCGGCAGCGTCGGGTTCGCGAAGAAGGCCGCCGACGGCACCGGCGCCGAGATCCTGCTCAAGGCGTCGTCGACGCTCGGCTTCGCGGACGCATGGCTCGCCGGCGGCCAGCGGATGCTCTTGACCGACGCGTCCGAGAGCATCGACGTGAAGATCCTCGAGCCCGATCTGAAGACGATCACGCCGCTCTTTGCGACGCCTACGGCCTCCGAGTACGCTCCCGCGATGTCGCCCGACGGGCGCTTCGTCGCCTACACCTCGACCGAGAGCGGGTCCGACGAGGTGTACGTCGAGACGATCCCCACCGGCGGCGGTCGATGGCAGGTCTCGACCGGCGGGGGACTGGACCCGGTGTGGTCCCACGACGGCCGAGAGATCTTCTTCCTCTCCGGCGTCGACGTGATGGCGGCCGCGGTCGACACGAAAGCGACTTTCCGCGCCGAGGCTCCGAAGAAGCTGTTCGGCGGTCAATACGACCTTCGCACGCCCCCCGTTCGGAACTATGACATCACGGCCGACGGCCGCTTCCTCATGATCAAGCGGAAGTTCCTCCCGGGGGTTCCGCGGCAGCTCGTCGTTCTCGACGGCTGGCAGAGCCTCGATCCCGCCAAGGCCAAGCGGTGA
- a CDS encoding protein kinase, translating into MLLTPGQRLGTYEIASKIGEGGMGEVYLATDTSLKRDVAIKVLPAAFASDSERLARFEREAQVLAQLHHPNIASIFGFHEVDGIRFLALELVPGDTLEERIKKGPIPHDEVVAIAKKIADGLEYAHERGIVHRDLKPANVKLTQGGDVKILDFGLAKAVTGDAMSGGPTSTPTIVPTMTSAGTAIGLILGTAAYMSPEQARGRPVDKRSDIWAFGCVVYEMITGQRPFEGETISDTIAAVLTKTIDLSKVSDRSLRDLLARCLERDPKLRLRDIGEARIALGAPPRAEVAAAPSAAPGTTRRVIAAVPLLLLLAGGAGWWMHRPPAARATGTRWALAIPQGLSITTNDQVNVAVSRDGKVQALVVLDAGAVPHLLLRTEDEVAPRILPDTERATSPFFSPDGAWLAFFRDGKLFKMPVAGGPPARLAEATPTPRGATWSEDGYLYIVPNATNPLARVKETGGALEQVTTLDDSRGERTHRWPDALPGGKAVLFTCDDQSSTEYYDDARIEAVRPATGERKVVLEGASMARYAPGGYLVFARGGVLYAVKFDLHSLTTKGTPFPVIEGVSTDVSTGAVAFALSGDGRAVWVPGEVGQHWKELWVGRDGTESSVPIPEAPYNELALSPDGKRVALTGGEGGVSDLWVYDLERDSMTRLTTGQYISRAIWSPDGKRIVFGTRLQGPKSQQNLWQIAWKASDGSADQEVLLEKQRTLLPSGFSHDGKGLLFNGLDATGTKGEISLLPLEGERTPRLLVGGPGSKGNAVLSPDGRFLAYNSSESGMPSIFVRPYPTGDARWQISTPQGTEPRWSADGKELFYRWGGVLYVVKIDSTQGFSAGRPERLFDRVAIQNTISTFGISPDGKRFFTFRGAAGVTEMRTVDIDTGFAERLQKTVAKN; encoded by the coding sequence ATGCTCCTCACCCCCGGCCAACGCCTCGGCACCTACGAGATCGCCTCGAAGATCGGCGAAGGCGGGATGGGCGAGGTCTACCTGGCGACCGACACCTCGCTCAAGCGTGACGTCGCCATCAAGGTGCTGCCGGCCGCTTTCGCGTCGGACTCCGAACGCCTCGCCCGGTTCGAGCGTGAGGCGCAGGTGCTGGCGCAGCTCCATCACCCGAACATCGCATCGATCTTCGGCTTCCACGAGGTCGACGGCATCCGTTTCTTGGCGCTCGAGCTGGTGCCGGGCGACACGCTCGAGGAGCGGATCAAGAAGGGGCCGATCCCGCACGACGAGGTCGTCGCGATCGCGAAGAAGATCGCCGACGGCCTCGAGTACGCGCACGAGCGCGGGATCGTGCACCGCGACCTCAAGCCCGCGAACGTGAAGCTTACGCAGGGCGGCGACGTGAAGATCCTCGACTTCGGCCTCGCGAAGGCGGTCACGGGCGATGCCATGAGCGGCGGGCCCACGTCGACGCCGACGATCGTCCCCACGATGACGAGCGCGGGGACGGCGATCGGTCTCATCCTCGGCACCGCGGCGTACATGAGCCCGGAGCAGGCGCGCGGTCGGCCGGTCGACAAGCGATCCGACATCTGGGCGTTCGGATGTGTCGTGTACGAGATGATCACCGGGCAGCGTCCGTTCGAAGGCGAGACGATCTCGGACACGATCGCCGCCGTGCTCACGAAGACGATCGATCTCTCGAAGGTGAGCGATCGCAGCCTCCGCGACCTCCTTGCGCGCTGCCTCGAGCGCGATCCGAAGCTGCGCCTTCGCGACATCGGAGAGGCCAGGATCGCGCTCGGCGCTCCGCCGCGCGCCGAAGTCGCCGCGGCTCCATCGGCGGCACCCGGAACCACGCGCCGCGTCATCGCCGCCGTCCCGCTCCTCCTGCTGCTCGCAGGGGGGGCCGGGTGGTGGATGCATCGACCGCCGGCCGCTCGCGCTACGGGTACGCGCTGGGCGCTTGCCATCCCGCAGGGGCTCTCGATCACGACGAACGACCAGGTCAACGTCGCCGTCTCGCGCGACGGCAAGGTCCAGGCCCTCGTGGTGCTCGACGCCGGCGCCGTCCCGCACCTCCTCCTCCGGACCGAGGACGAGGTCGCGCCCCGCATCCTTCCCGACACCGAGCGCGCGACGTCACCGTTCTTCTCGCCGGACGGAGCATGGCTCGCGTTCTTCCGCGACGGCAAGCTGTTCAAGATGCCGGTGGCGGGAGGGCCGCCGGCGCGCCTCGCCGAAGCGACACCCACACCGCGCGGCGCGACCTGGAGCGAGGATGGGTATCTGTACATCGTCCCCAACGCTACGAATCCGCTCGCCCGCGTCAAGGAGACCGGCGGCGCGCTCGAGCAGGTGACGACGCTCGACGACTCGCGCGGCGAGCGCACGCACCGCTGGCCGGACGCGCTCCCCGGCGGAAAGGCGGTGCTCTTCACCTGCGACGATCAGAGCTCGACCGAGTACTACGACGATGCTCGCATCGAGGCGGTGCGACCGGCGACCGGCGAGCGCAAGGTCGTTCTCGAAGGGGCGAGCATGGCGCGCTACGCGCCGGGCGGCTACCTCGTCTTCGCGCGCGGCGGCGTGCTCTACGCGGTCAAGTTCGATCTCCACTCGCTCACGACGAAGGGGACGCCGTTTCCCGTCATCGAAGGTGTCTCGACCGACGTCAGCACCGGCGCCGTCGCCTTCGCGCTTTCCGGCGACGGCCGGGCGGTCTGGGTCCCCGGCGAGGTCGGCCAGCATTGGAAGGAGCTGTGGGTCGGCCGCGACGGTACCGAGAGCTCGGTGCCGATTCCCGAGGCGCCCTACAACGAGCTGGCGCTCTCGCCGGATGGCAAGCGCGTCGCGCTGACCGGCGGCGAAGGTGGCGTGTCCGATCTCTGGGTGTACGACCTCGAGCGCGACTCGATGACGCGTCTCACGACGGGGCAGTACATCTCGCGGGCGATCTGGTCTCCCGACGGCAAGCGCATCGTCTTCGGCACGCGCCTGCAGGGCCCGAAATCGCAGCAGAACCTGTGGCAGATCGCGTGGAAGGCCAGTGACGGCAGCGCCGACCAGGAGGTCTTGCTCGAGAAGCAGCGAACCCTCCTCCCCAGCGGCTTCTCCCACGACGGAAAGGGTCTCTTGTTCAACGGACTCGACGCGACGGGAACGAAAGGGGAGATCTCGCTCCTGCCGCTCGAAGGCGAGCGGACGCCGAGGCTGCTCGTCGGTGGGCCCGGATCCAAGGGAAATGCCGTCCTGTCGCCCGACGGCCGGTTCCTCGCGTACAACTCGAGCGAGAGCGGGATGCCCTCGATCTTCGTCCGCCCGTATCCGACCGGGGATGCGCGGTGGCAGATCTCGACGCCGCAGGGGACCGAGCCGCGCTGGAGCGCGGACGGGAAAGAGCTGTTCTACCGGTGGGGAGGCGTGCTCTACGTCGTCAAGATCGACAGCACGCAGGGTTTCAGCGCGGGCCGGCCGGAGCGGCTCTTCGACCGGGTCGCGATACAGAACACGATCTCGACCTTCGGCATCTCTCCCGACGGCAAGCGCTTCTTCACCTTCCGAGGCGCGGCGGGGGTCACGGAGATGCGCACCGTCGACATCGACACGGGATTCGCCGAGCGCCTCCAGAAGACGGTCGCGAAAAATTGA
- a CDS encoding IgA Peptidase M64, whose product MLILALAFSLVFTPKTMRLDYFHTGDHGHEIVALDRVVSDGPWAGSTTHLLDDLNLGTYYFEVVDPQTNQTIYSRGFASLYGEWEDTAEAKIGTRTFHESLRFPWPKAPVQVVLKKRGKDNLFREIWTTRVDPSSPAVNAADVAPAGKVWTVFENGPPTEKVDLLILGEGYTAAEMPKFHADVKRLTDKLFATEPFKSRRSDFNVRAIDLPAATSGVNRPHVGKFRRTAVSAEYYIFESERYMLTYDNRTLRDVLSEAPYEFIEILANEKQYGGGGIYNFEATASVDTAFAEYVFVHEFGHHFAGLADEYYMSPGVFTAFPADAPEPWEPNITALRDPAHLKWGDLALTSTPLPTPWDKDAWEKVAKEFLDRRLALIKRAAPESEFDALFREQQKSDTPMLGGMKYSGKVGAFEGASYQAKGLYRPQTDCIMYTRDEVGFCKVCRKAIERVIDMYSK is encoded by the coding sequence ATGCTCATCCTCGCGCTCGCGTTTTCACTCGTGTTCACGCCGAAAACCATGCGGCTCGACTACTTCCACACCGGCGATCACGGCCATGAGATCGTCGCGCTCGACCGCGTCGTCTCGGACGGCCCGTGGGCCGGAAGCACGACGCACCTCCTGGACGACTTGAACCTGGGCACGTACTACTTCGAGGTCGTCGATCCGCAAACGAACCAGACGATCTACTCGCGCGGCTTCGCGTCGCTTTACGGCGAGTGGGAAGATACGGCGGAGGCGAAGATCGGGACGCGCACCTTCCACGAATCGCTGCGCTTCCCGTGGCCGAAGGCGCCGGTGCAGGTCGTCCTCAAGAAGCGGGGCAAGGACAACTTGTTCCGCGAGATCTGGACGACGCGCGTCGATCCGTCGTCTCCCGCCGTGAACGCGGCCGATGTCGCGCCGGCGGGCAAGGTATGGACCGTCTTCGAGAACGGGCCGCCGACGGAAAAGGTCGATCTCCTCATCCTCGGCGAGGGGTACACGGCGGCCGAGATGCCGAAGTTCCACGCGGACGTGAAGCGCCTCACCGACAAGCTGTTCGCGACCGAGCCGTTCAAGTCGCGGAGGAGCGACTTCAACGTGCGCGCAATCGATCTTCCCGCCGCGACGAGCGGAGTGAACCGTCCGCACGTCGGCAAGTTCCGGCGCACCGCGGTGTCGGCCGAGTACTACATCTTCGAGTCCGAGCGATATATGTTGACCTATGACAACCGTACGCTGCGCGACGTGCTCTCCGAGGCGCCGTACGAGTTCATCGAGATCCTCGCGAACGAAAAGCAGTACGGCGGCGGCGGCATCTACAACTTCGAGGCGACCGCGAGCGTCGACACGGCGTTCGCCGAGTACGTGTTCGTCCACGAGTTCGGCCATCACTTCGCGGGCCTGGCCGACGAGTACTACATGTCGCCCGGCGTGTTCACCGCGTTTCCCGCCGACGCGCCCGAGCCGTGGGAGCCGAACATCACGGCGCTTCGCGACCCGGCGCACCTCAAGTGGGGCGATCTCGCCCTGACCTCGACCCCGCTCCCGACGCCTTGGGACAAGGACGCGTGGGAGAAGGTTGCGAAGGAGTTCCTCGACCGCCGGCTCGCGCTGATCAAGCGCGCCGCCCCCGAGTCCGAATTCGACGCGCTCTTCCGCGAGCAGCAGAAGTCGGATACGCCGATGCTCGGCGGAATGAAGTACTCGGGGAAGGTCGGCGCCTTCGAAGGCGCCTCGTATCAGGCGAAGGGCCTGTACCGGCCGCAGACCGACTGCATCATGTACACGCGCGACGAGGTCGGCTTCTGCAAGGTGTGTCGCAAGGCGATCGAGCGCGTCATCGACATGTATTCGAAGTAA
- the msrA gene encoding peptide-methionine (S)-S-oxide reductase MsrA, with amino-acid sequence MIFSKSDKTRTIDATEALPGRTRRLFPVAAQHAVLGSPMEPPFPAGAETAQFALGCFWGAERKFWQAPGVISTQVGYAGGFTPNPYYEEVCTGKTGHAEVVRVVFDPAKTSYDALLKLFWESHDPTQGMRQGNDVGTQYRSAIYTYGGAQAQAAGASRDAYQKSLAAQGYGDITTEIREAPEFWYGEDYHQQYLHKNPNGYCGLGGTGVSCPIGLPAR; translated from the coding sequence ATGATCTTCTCGAAGTCCGACAAGACCCGCACGATCGACGCCACGGAAGCGCTTCCCGGCCGTACGCGACGCCTGTTCCCGGTCGCCGCGCAGCACGCAGTTCTCGGCTCGCCGATGGAGCCGCCGTTTCCCGCCGGCGCCGAGACGGCCCAGTTCGCCCTCGGCTGCTTCTGGGGCGCCGAGCGGAAGTTCTGGCAGGCGCCCGGCGTGATCTCGACGCAGGTCGGCTACGCCGGTGGATTCACGCCGAACCCTTACTACGAAGAAGTCTGCACCGGAAAGACAGGGCACGCGGAAGTCGTCCGCGTCGTCTTCGACCCGGCGAAGACGTCCTATGACGCGCTCCTCAAGCTCTTCTGGGAGAGCCACGACCCGACGCAGGGGATGCGCCAGGGGAACGACGTCGGGACGCAGTACAGGTCGGCGATCTACACGTACGGAGGCGCACAGGCGCAAGCCGCCGGGGCATCACGCGACGCGTATCAGAAGAGCTTGGCCGCGCAGGGCTACGGCGACATCACGACCGAGATCCGCGAGGCGCCGGAGTTCTGGTACGGCGAGGACTATCACCAGCAGTACCTGCACAAGAACCCGAACGGATACTGTGGCCTGGGCGGCACCGGTGTGAGCTGCCCGATCGGTCTCCCCGCTCGCTAG
- a CDS encoding ClpX C4-type zinc finger protein translates to MSQRRSSQPSPREAEPVADTLWCSFCGAAEAEVHKMIAGDRAQICDRCVKEAVTVVLDHATDSARSSERLDAGSAMCGFCHAASLSRSILVGTDHVVICEQCLAGILVAVAEEHSAGKVEPIVLRLRAKR, encoded by the coding sequence ATGAGTCAACGTCGTTCGTCACAACCTTCGCCGAGGGAAGCGGAGCCGGTCGCCGATACCCTTTGGTGCAGCTTCTGCGGCGCCGCCGAGGCCGAGGTCCACAAGATGATCGCCGGCGACCGGGCGCAGATCTGTGACCGGTGCGTGAAGGAAGCCGTCACCGTCGTGCTCGACCATGCGACCGACTCCGCCCGATCCTCCGAACGACTCGACGCCGGGTCGGCGATGTGCGGCTTCTGCCACGCGGCGAGCCTCTCTCGCAGCATCCTGGTGGGAACCGATCACGTCGTCATCTGCGAGCAGTGTCTCGCAGGGATCCTCGTCGCCGTCGCGGAAGAGCACAGCGCGGGCAAGGTCGAACCGATCGTGCTGCGGCTGCGCGCCAAGCGTTGA